A single genomic interval of Lynx canadensis isolate LIC74 chromosome A2, mLynCan4.pri.v2, whole genome shotgun sequence harbors:
- the CCR9 gene encoding C-C chemokine receptor type 9, translating into MVPTELTGLVSNMSDDYSYHPTSPLDDYLNLPELYCKKNNVRQFASYFLPPLYWLVFIAGALGNSLVVLVYWYCTRVKTMTDMFLLNLAIADLLFLATLPFWAIATADQWRFHTFLCKVVNSMYKMNFYSCVLLIMCISVDRYIAIAQAMKAQTWRQKRLVYSKMVCFAVWVLAAMLCIPEILYSQLKKESGITICTMVYPSDESTKVKSVVLTLKVVLGFFLPFVVMACCYTIIIHTLLQAKKSSKHKALKVTVTVLTVFFLSQFPYNCILLVQTIDAYATFISNCAISTNIDICFQVTQTIAFFHSCLNPVLYVFVGERFRRDLMKTLKNLGCISQAQWVSFTRREGSVKLSSMLLETTSGALSY; encoded by the coding sequence GGTCTTGTCTCTAACATGTCTGACGATTACAGCTACCATCCCACGTCTCCTCTGGATGACTACCTAAACCTCCCTGAACTTTACTGTAAGAAAAACAACGTCCGGCAGTTTGCGAGCTACTTCCTCCCGCCCTTGTACTGGCTCGTGTTCATCGCGGGCGCCTTGGGCAACAGTCTGGTCGTCCTTGTCTACTGGTACTGCACGAGAGTGAAGACCATGACCGACATGTTCCTCCTGAATCTGGCAATTGCTGACCTCCTCTTTCTCGCCACGCTTCCTTTCTGGGCCATTGCCACTGCGGACCAGTGGAGATTCCACACCTTCCTGTGCAAAGTGGTCAACAGCATGTACAAGATGAACTTCTACAGCTGCGTGCTGCTGATCATGTGCATCAGCGTGGACAGGTACATTGCCATCGCTCAGGCCATGAAAGCGCAGACCTGGAGGCAGAAAAGGCTCGTGTACAGCAAAATGGTCTGCTTTGCTGTCTGGGTGCTGGCGGCCATGCTCTGCATCCCCGAAATCCTGTATAGTCAACTCAAGAAGGAATCTGGCATTACCATTTGCACCATGGTTTACCCTAGTGACGAGAGCACCAAAGTGAAGTCGGTGGTCTTAACCTTGAAGGTCGTCCTgggctttttccttcctttcgTGGTCATGGCCTGCTGCTACACCATCATCATCCACACTCTGTTACAAGCCAAGAAGTCATCCAAGCACAAGGCCCTGAAGGTGACCGTCACCGTCCTTACTGTCTTCTTCCTATCTCAGTTCCCCTACAACTGCATTCTGTTGGTGCAGACCATCGATGCCTACGCCACGTTCATTTCCAACTGTGCCATTTCCACCAATATTGACATCTGCTTCCAGGTCACTCAAACCATCGCCTTCTTCCACAGTTGCCTGAACCCCGTGCTCTATGTTTTTGTGGGCGAGAGATTCCGCCGGGATCTTATGAAGACCCTGAAGAACTTGGGTTGCATCAGCCAGGCGCAGTGGGTCTCGTTCACGAGGAGAGAGGGAAGCGTGAAGCTGTCGTCCATGCTGCTGGAGACGACCTCGGGAGCGCTGTCCTACTGA